In Asterias rubens chromosome 17, eAstRub1.3, whole genome shotgun sequence, a genomic segment contains:
- the LOC117301285 gene encoding kielin/chordin-like protein, whose protein sequence is MHVCTIGAPAHCKINASVMFSQLMHTKQGKKESRKIGREKMIVSDVSLPAHALIDPEPFYNACLYDWCTCPMQDKCLYDVLSAYALGAREKGITLDWQRENDCAISCPRGAYYAECTPPCEVTCQSINSQEAQECVQSQCVPGCKCPAGMVLHDFECISISDCPEQ, encoded by the exons ATGTCTGTACGATTGGTGCGCCTGCCCATTGCAAGATAAATGCCTCTGTGATGTTCTCTCAGCTTATGCACACAAAGCAAGGAAAAAAGGAATCACGTAAGATTGGCAGAGAGAAAATGATTGTG AGTGATGTGTCATTGCCAGCCCATGCCTTAATAGACCCGGAGCCATTCTATAATGCATGTCTGTACGATTGGTGCACCTGCCCAATGCAAGATAAATGCCTCTATGATGTTCTCTCAGCTTATGCACTTGGAGCAAGGGAAAAAGGAATCACGTTAGATTGGCAGAGAGAAAATGATTGTG CCATTTCTTGTCCGAGAGGAGCCTACTATGCAGAATGCACCCCGCCGTGTGAAGTTActtgtcaatcaatcaattcacAAGAGGCTCAAGAATGTGTACAATCACAATGTGTACCTGGATGTAAATGCCCCGCTGGAATGGTGCTACATGACTTTGAATGTATTAGTATAAGTGACTGCCCTGAACAATGA